In the Arthrobacter sp. 31Y genome, one interval contains:
- a CDS encoding ABC transporter permease, giving the protein MITFLAKRTVTLVVAVLLSSFAVFLIPYVTPGDPVRKIIRSRVAGDVVDDATVRALGESLGLNDPLPVQYLRWLGDFFTGDMGLSHISRTPVVDQVMPALGITLSLVFVALGAAVVVSLPLGIVAALKQGSKADKLITTVTQSFIAMPEYWLAPLLVLVFALKLSLLPSAGWNTASSIVLPAATLALRPISFFTSAVRSGMIDALDAEHISAARARGLSHVQTVMRHVVPNGLVPLSTLFAAWFAGLLGGSVIVEVIFAIPGMGRLLFDAVVNSDIPLAQGGVVVVVALAVAITTLADFLHRILSPKVSGALA; this is encoded by the coding sequence ATGATCACGTTCCTTGCGAAGCGGACGGTGACCCTCGTGGTCGCCGTCCTGCTGTCGTCTTTCGCTGTCTTCCTGATTCCTTACGTCACCCCGGGCGATCCCGTCCGGAAGATCATCCGCTCCCGCGTCGCCGGGGACGTGGTGGATGACGCCACAGTTCGGGCTTTGGGCGAGAGCCTGGGCCTCAACGATCCTCTTCCCGTCCAGTACCTGCGGTGGCTGGGGGATTTCTTCACCGGGGACATGGGGTTGTCCCATATCAGCAGGACACCCGTGGTTGACCAAGTGATGCCGGCTTTGGGGATCACTCTCAGCCTGGTGTTCGTCGCCCTGGGCGCTGCAGTGGTGGTGTCGCTGCCCTTGGGGATTGTTGCGGCGCTAAAACAAGGCAGTAAGGCCGACAAGTTGATCACCACAGTCACGCAGTCCTTCATCGCCATGCCTGAATACTGGTTGGCGCCATTGCTGGTGCTCGTGTTCGCCCTCAAGTTATCCCTGCTGCCATCGGCAGGGTGGAACACAGCGTCCTCCATTGTGCTGCCAGCGGCAACACTGGCGTTGCGTCCCATTAGCTTCTTCACCTCCGCCGTACGGTCAGGAATGATCGATGCCCTCGACGCCGAGCACATCTCCGCCGCGCGCGCCCGGGGATTGAGCCACGTCCAGACCGTCATGAGGCATGTTGTGCCGAACGGCCTGGTCCCGTTGTCAACACTGTTTGCCGCGTGGTTTGCAGGCCTGCTGGGAGGCTCGGTCATTGTGGAGGTGATCTTCGCGATCCCGGGCATGGGCAGGCTCCTTTTCGATGCCGTGGTCAACAGCGACATCCCCTTGGCCCAAGGAGGCGTGGTGGTGGTTGTGGCACTGGCTGTCGCGATCACAACGCTTGCCGATTTCCTGCACCGGATCCTGAGCCCGAAAGTGAGTGGCGCCCTTGCGTAA